TTTTACCATTTAGAATAGCAGCAGCTAACTCGTGATACTTACTTCTTCCGTTTTGAACAAACTTAAACGTTCTTCCTTTAAAAGTAATATCTTTTTTCCCTTCACCGTCCATTTTTACAGCGTAATAATTATCGTTAATAAACTTAACTATTACCTCATTCTTATACGTCGTAGCATCCATACGTTTACACCATCCACACCAATCTGTATATAGATCAACCATAATAGGTTTAGGGTTCTTTTTATTTAATTCTAATGCCTCTTCAAATGACACCCAATTAACTTCCTGTGCATTTGCTGTAAACGCCGAAATAACAAAAACAGCTACTAAAAAAATATTTCTCATAATTTGTATGTCTCAATAAGTATTCCAAATTTACAAAAAAACCTGTCAAATTTGACTTTGACAGGTTGTAATATATTCTTAAAGTAAAAGTTACTACTTTACTCCGTGCATTAATTTCTTCATTAATGGACTCATTCCTGCGATAATTAATCCAGCAACAATTGGAATTGCCGTAAAAATTAAGAAGAATCCAGAAATCGAATATGCTTTTTCGATTTCTTCAATATAACTACCAACTGTTCCTGCTAATTTATTACCCATTGCAATAAATAAATAGTAAACTCCGAACATTAATCCAATCCATTTTGCTGGAACTAACTTACTGATATATGATAAACTCACTGGTGAAATACATAATTCTCCCATAGTATGGAACAAATAAGCTGCGATTAACCAGAACATGCTTACCTTAACTATTGGTTCACCAGCAACAATTCCTTGAGAACCCATTGCTAGGAATCCAAATCCTAAACCAAGTAAAAGTAATCCTAAACCATATTT
This genomic window from Tenacibaculum sp. 190524A05c contains:
- a CDS encoding thioredoxin family protein translates to MRNIFLVAVFVISAFTANAQEVNWVSFEEALELNKKNPKPIMVDLYTDWCGWCKRMDATTYKNEVIVKFINDNYYAVKMDGEGKKDITFKGRTFKFVQNGRSKYHELAAAILNGKMSYPSTAFFNQEEQLIQSVPGYQAKEKFEKILAYFSGEAYKNTPWKDFEKNFKSAL